Proteins co-encoded in one Uloborus diversus isolate 005 chromosome 9, Udiv.v.3.1, whole genome shotgun sequence genomic window:
- the LOC129230344 gene encoding protein deadpan-like, whose protein sequence is MTMPSEKPAGLNHGIGESRRASKPLIEKRRRARINQSLAELKSLVVDSKKEVHAQNTRPPKLEKADILELTVAHLRNLHEYIAQPTSSEGDDNSYKAGFSRCLQEVYQFIEKEANLSRAQKTRLLSHLTSVGPVLLSQSSPDSASIAMEDSASSCSSNSRSGTPLIESMDYMPCSPLSDSNQDVSSTSSSSPSNSRTLNGWNKPDHKVPSVRNVSSNILSDFNREGSSSPPSHSRLTVICKKEHSSSSAMKMEFKNASTISSELSVDSSNYSRHMFPQICSDSVPISSKKELVNTNFEQRFSPAHNSTSNKTFKPNQVSPGVVLNANTPFQQDYSSAMCNSNGPLNLASSSRESLVKSRYSCTSNGNRNTVENFDYTNGCLKPNLAVESTANRLFVMRNPQNHTESSIAQMDPVWRPW, encoded by the exons ATGACGATGCCTTCCGAAAAACCTGCAGGATTAAATCACGGAATTGGTGAAAGCAGAaga GCTTCCAAACCGCTGATAGAAAAAAGACGAAGAGCTAGAATTAACCAGAGTTTGGCAGAGCTAAAATCCCTCGTCGTCGATTCTAAAAAGGAAGTTCATGCCCAG AATACAAGGCCTCCAAAGTTGGAAAAGGCAGATATACTGGAATTGACTGTAGCTCATCTTAGAAATTTACATGAATATATAGCCC agccaacaTCTTCAGAAGGAGATGACAACAGCTACAAAGCTGGCTTTTCCAGATGCCTTCAAGAAGTCTATCAGTTCATCGAAAAGGAAGCCAATCTCAGCAGAGCCCAGAAAACTCGCCTGCTCTCCCACCTCACCAGTGTCGGCCCAGTGCTTCTTTCACAAAGCAGTCCCGACTCTGCTTCAATTGCCATGGAGGACTCAGCATCTTCCTGTTCTTCCAACAGCAGAAGCGGCACGCCTCTTATAGAATCAATGGACTACATGCCTTGTAGTCCCCTCAGCGACTCTAATCAAGATGTATCCTCGACTTCCTCCTCGTCCCCTTCGAATTCCAGAACTCTAAACGGATGGAACAAGCCGGATCATAAAGTTCCCTCCGTCAGGAACGTTTCATCGAACATATTGAGTGATTTCAACAGGGAGGGTTCTTCCTCACCGCCATCCCATTCCAGGCTAACTGTGATCTGTAAAAAAGAGCATTCCTCCTCGAGTGCAATGAAGATGGAATTTAAGAATGCGTCTACAATTTCTAGTGAACTTTCAGTAGATTCTTCGAACTATTCAAGGCACATGTTTCCACAGATTTGTTCGGATTCTGTACCTATTTCCTCCAAGAAAGAGCTTGTCAACACCAACTTCGAGCAAAGATTTTCCCCCGCCCATAATTCTACTTCAAACAAAACATTCAAACCCAATCAGGTTTCTCCTGGTGTGGTTTTAAATGCCAACACTCCTTTTCAACAGGATTATAGTTCTGCAATGTGCAACTCAAATGGACCATTAAATTTAGCATCAAGCTCTAGAGAGTCATTAGTTAAGTCACGTTATTCCTGCACCAGCAATGGTAACAGGAACACTGTTGAAAATTTTGACTACACTAATGGATGCCTTAAGCCAAATCTCGCTGTTGAAAGCACTGCTAATAGACTTTTCGTTATGAGGAATCCCCAAAATCACACAGAATCATCAATTGCTCAAATGGACCCCGTTTGGAGACCTTGgtga